The genomic region GAGGCCGAGGGCATCCGCGACTTCCAGCGCACGGTCGCCCAGGGCCTCACCGACCAACTGCTGACCTGGAAGGGCATCGAGGCGACGGAGCGGCTGGCCAACAGTCAGAACACCAAAGTCGTGATCGTCGGCAGCAGCAAGAACGGGCTGCCACTGATTCTGGGCCAGTAGCACGGTTTCCGTAGCGCCGCCGTCTCGGCGGCTGTCGCGCGGGCGTCCCGCCCGCGTCTCCGGCTGGCTGGGACGGCTGCTAGGATAAGCGCGTGGCGGCACTGCTCGAAGTCCGCGAGCTGACGGTGGAGTTCCCCGCCGCGGGCGGATTGTGGCTGCCGGCGGTGCGCGATCTGAGCCTCTCCCTCGCCCCGGGCGAGGCGCTGGGGCTGGTGGGGGAGTCAGGCTGCGGCAAGTCGGTGACCGCACTGGCCATACTGCGGCTGCTGCCGCCCCAGGCACGCGCGCGCGGTGGCATCTTCTTCGAAGGCCGGAACCTGCTGGACCTGAGCGAGGAGGAGATGCGCCAGGTGCGCGGGGCGCGCATCGCCATGGTCTTCCAGGAACCCATGACCGCGCTCAACCCGGTGATGCGCGTGGGCGACCAGGTAGCCGAGGCGGTGCGGGCCCACGGGAAGTCGGCCAAGGCGCAAGCGTGGCAGCTCGCCGTAGAGGCGCTGCGCGACGTCGGCCTGCCCGACGCTGAGCGCCGCGCCCGCGACTACCCCTTCCAGCTCTCGGGCGGCATGCGCCAGCGGGTGATGATCGCCATGGCCATCGTCAACCGCCCGCAACTGCTGATCGCCGACGAGCCCACCACCGCCCTCGACGTCACCATCCAGGCGCAGATCCTCGAGCTGCTGGCCGAGCTGCGCCAGAAGCTGGGGCTGGCCATGCTCTTCATCTCGCATGATCTGGCGGTCGTGTCGCAGGTGGCGGGGCGAGTAGCGGTGATGTACGCGGGAAGCATGGTGGAGACAGGCAGCTCGCAGGACGTCCTGACGCGCGCGCTGCATCCTTACACCCGCGGGCTGCTGGCGGCGGTGCCCACGCTGCGCACCGAGCGCGGACGGCCGCTCCAAGCCATCGAAGGGACGGTGCCGGCGCTGGGGGCGCTGCCCCCGGGATGCGCCTTCGAGCCTCGCTGCACCCTGCGCATCCCGGAGTGCGCCCGGGCCCTGCCCCCGCTGGCCGAGGTCGCCCCCGGACACTGGGCGCGCTGCCCGGTGGTGGCTGGAATGGAGGCCGGGGGAGGGCGCTGATTTATAATTCCTGTCCCTCGTGTAGAAGCCGGGTTGTGACCAGGGTCCTGTGCGCATACTGATCATCAGTGACATTCACGCGAACGTGGAAGGGCTGGAGGCCTGCTTGGCCGCCGCGCCCGCCCACGACCGCATCGTGAACCTGGGCGACATCGTGGGTTACGGCGGCAGCCCCAACGAAGTCACCGACCGCGCGCGCAAGCTGGGAACAGTGGTGGTCCGCGGCAATCACGACAAGGCCTGCAGCGGCGTGATGGGCATTGACAGCTTCAACCCCATCGCCGGCCTCGCCGCCCTGTGGACCAAGCAGACGCTCACCCCGGAGAATCTGGACTGGCTGAAGAACCTGCCCCAGGGGGCGCTCGAGATGCCGGACGTCCCCAGCGTGCACTTCGTTCATGGCTCGCCACTCGACGAGGACGAGTACATCATCGTGGTGCGGGACGCGGTCGAGCCGCTCTCCACCACCCCGGCCCCGCTCACCTTTTTCGGCCACACCCACATCCAGGGCGGCTTTGGCGTGGACGGTGAGCAGTGGGAGACGCTGCGCCCCGTCTACAAGACCCGCGACCGGGTGGAGACGGTCGAACTGCAGCTCAAGAAGACGGCCAAGTACCTCATCAACCCGGGCTCGGCGGGCCAGCCGCGCGATGGCGACCCCCGTGCCGCCTTCGTCCTGTTCGACTCGGAGGCCTACAAGATCAGCTACATCCGCGTGCCCTACAACATCCAGCTGGCACAGAAGCACATCACCGACGCCAAGCTACCCGAGCGCCTGGCCACCCGCCTGACCGACGGACGCTGACGTGCCTCGCCGCCCGCGACGTCCCGCACCGCACACCCAGCCGATGTTCGCGGCGCCGGCGCCGCGCCTCGCTCACGACTACGTTGTGGCGCGGATCGATGGCGGCGCCCGCGGCAATCCCGGCCCGGCGGGCTATGGCGTGCTCCTCGAAGACCGCGCTGGCCGCAAGCTAGCCGAGCTCAGCCACTACCTGGGGCCTCGCACCAACAACTTCGCCGAGTACTCCGGCCTGATCGCGGCCCTGGAATACGCGGCCGCCAATCCCCCCAAGGCGGTGAAGGTGCTGAGCGACTCTGAGCTGCTGGTAAAGCAGATGCGCGGCGAGTACAAGGTCAAGAGCCCCGACCTGCGGCCGCTCTACGAAAAAGCGAAGACGCTCTCGCACCGCCTCGAGTGGTTCGCTATCGAGCACGTCGCCCGCCGGGAGAACCGCGAGGCCGACCGCCTGGCCAACCAGGCGATGGACCAGGGCATGGGCCGCCCGTCGGCGGCGCCACCGGACAAGGATGACAAGCGGGAGTTGCGCGGAGTCGTGCGCGACGGCGTCGTGGAGCTGCTGGATGGAAGCTTGCCCGAAGGAACGCGCGTCCGGGTGCGGGTTCCTCCTTCGTGATCCCTTCGTGTCCTTAGTGGTTCGCTTTATGGTTTCGGCGTCAGTTCGCGCTTCACCGTCTCGCTGACCGTCTTCCCATCCACGCGCGCGCCTGCGGCCGCGAACTTCGCCATCACGTTCTTCATGACTGCGCCCATGTCCTTCCTCGCCGGGGCCGTCCCTGCGGACGCCATCTCCGCCATCACGGCGCGCACCGTGGCCACAATCTCCTCTTCACCGGCGGCCTGGGGCAGGTAGGCCTCGATGATGCGGATCTCGGCGGCCTCCTTGTCGGCCATCTCCTGACGCCCGCCCTTCGAGAACTGCTCCACCGACTCCTTGCGCTGCTTGATGAGCGTGCTCAAGACCTGTTGCGACTCCTTGTCGTCGAGCGCCGCGCGCTTTTCCACCCGCTTGTTCTCCAGCGCCGTCTTCATCATGCGCAGGCAGGAAAGCCGCAACTCCTCGCGCGCCCGCATGGCTTCGGTCATGTCTTTTTGAATCTGCTCGGTAAGAGTCATGGGCCCTCGATTATAGCGGTTGGGCGCGGCTTGGCTGTTCTGCCAAGAGGGGAACCGGCACCCCCGGCGTCATTTGATTCCCTCATCTTGCCGGGGTATCATTCGCGCCAACCTGCCAGCCTGTGGAAGACTCAGGCAGAATATCCCTATGGGATCTCTTCACCCGGTCGCGCTCGCGCTGCTCATCCTGCTGGTGGTGGGTCTGGTGGGCTTCATCATCCACTCGTTTCGCCAGGGGAAGACCTTTTCCGGATACCAGGAGCTGACCAAAGACGCCGAACAGATCGCCAAGTTCCTGGGCGGCGAGATCTTCCGCGACGGCAATGACCTGGTGATCTCCGGAAACTACCGCAAGATGCCGGCCATCGTCCGCTTCTCCTATGACGAGAACACGCCGGGGCTCAACGTGAATGGCAAGGCCAAGGCCACCTTCACCATGTCGGTGGCGCCCAAGGGAGAGCGCGCCGCCGAGGGACGCGTGCTGGTGCGCACCCCGGATGACATGTTTGACGCGCGCTTCCAGACCCGCACCGACCATCCCACCCAGACCAAGATGTTCGTCGGCGGCAAGTTGGCGATGCAGCAACTGCAGAAACTGTGCTGCTCCCCGCGCACGTTCTTCACCATCACCACTGGGGCCATGGAATTGAGCGAGCTGACCATCCCCACGCCCTACACCGGGCACCACGTGACCGACCACCTGGAGTCCATGGCTAAGCTGGCCCGGGCGCTGGAGGACATGCCGGGAGCGGAGACCATCAAGGTCCACAAGCTGGAGAAGGACCGCAGCAACATCATCCGCGCCGCCATCGTGGTCGGCATCATTGCGGCGGTGATCACGGTGTATGCGGCGACCAGCGGACCGCGCGACGCAATCTCGGTGCATGAGCTGGCCGATACCGAGGCCCCGCCCGCCGGGATGATGCCCGTGGACGCGGCCCAGATCCAGAGGCTCAAGGACTGGCGGGTGGCGACCCCGGAGGATTTCGGTCCCACCGCCCGTTTCTGGCTGCGCGACAACGGCCAGGACCTCAGCGGCCGCAGGGTCGGTGATTTCTCCGGCCGGAACAACCAGCGTGACGTCGCCTACGTGCTGGCGAGCCCGCAAGGACAGCGGCGGGTGATCTTGATCGTGGATGGCGTGAATCTCTACGACGCCGAGTATCCGACCATCGTGGGCATGGCCCGCGTGCCTAAGGAGGCCATCGCCGGCATCGACTGGGGCAAGTACCCGCCGCAAGGGACGCCGGACGGCGACGGATTGTTGATCATCCGCACGCGCGAAGATCCCACCGCCGGCCTGGTGCTGTTCGTCAACGAGCGGCGCATCGTCTCGGCCGTTCCCGTCGACTACACCCAGATCCGCCTGAGATAGTCATGCTGCGAAAGACGCGGCTCTTCACTCCCGGTCCCACGCCGCTTCTGCCCGCCGCCCAGAACGCACTCGCCGGCCCCAGCCTGCACCACCGCACCGCCGACTTCCGCGCCCTCTACAGCCGCGTGCTCGCGGACCTGAAGATTTTCATCGGCACCAAGAATGACGTCATCGTGTTCGCCTCCTCCGGCACCGGCGCCATGGAAGCTTCGGTGTCGAATCTGACTTCGCCCGGCGACCGCGTGCTGGTGCTGACCGCCGGGAAATTCGGGGAGCGCTGGCGGGAGCTGGCTACCGCTTACGGCTGCGCCGTCGATGTGGTGGAGGCGCCCTACGGCCAGACCTTCCTGCTCGACGCCGTGCGCGACCAACTCAAGATAGACACCCGCGTGGTTTACATGCAGGCCACCGAGAGCTCGACCGGCGTCCGCCACGACGTCCTAGGCGTGGCCCGCTTGCTCAAAGATAGTGGCGCGCTGCTGGTGGTGGACGCCATCACCGGCCTGGGTACCACGCTCTTCGACGTGAACGCTTGGGGCGTGGATGTGATCATCGGCGGCTCGCAGAAGGCGGTGATGATCCCGCCCGGCCTCGCCTACTGCGCGGTGAGCGAGCGCGCCTGGCAGCGCATGGAGTCTGCAACCTCGCCGCGCTACTACTTCGATCTGCGCAAGGAGCGCAAGGCGGCGGCCAAGGGCGAGTCCGCCTTCACCCCGGCGACGTCGCTGGTGGCGGCGCTGGCCGCGGCGCTCGACTACATCCGCGCCGCCGGCGAAGGCGACCTGGCCGCCGGACGCGACGCCCTCATCCTCAACGCCGAACTGGCCGCGGCCATGACCCGCGACGCAGCCGAGGCCCTGGGACTCCGGCTCTTTGCCCGCTCCTCGCCCGCCGCCGCGCTCACCGCCATCGAGCCTCCCGCGGGCGTGGATTCCGGCGTGCTGGTCAAGGCCTTCCGCGAGAGCTTTGGCGCCGTGGTGGCCAACGGCCAGGGAGAGATGAAAGGGAAACTCTTCCGCATCGCGCACCTCGGGTACTACGATTACCTCGACACCATCGCCATCCTGGGCGCGCTGGAGCAGGTGCTCGCCCGGGTGGGCGGTCCGCGACACGTGGAGTTCGGCGCCGGCTTGAGGGCGGCGCAGGCGGTCTACGCCGAAGCCGAGGCCCGCGTGTCGGCGGCTCACTAGGAATCAACTGCCGCGGCCGAGGGCGGCCGCGCCACGCAACCAAACCACAGCCCAGGGTGGCTGTGCCGCACTGACGTACCCGAATCCATGAAAATCGTCATCGCAGAGAAGGTCTCCCCCGCCGCCGAGGCGCTGCTCAAGGAAGAGTCGCGCTGGGAGGTAGTCACCTCGGAGCAGATCGACGGCAAGCTCGCTTCGCATCTGGAGAACGCGGACGCGCTCATCGTGCGCTCCGCCGTCCAGGTCACGAGCGCGACGCTCGAGCATGCGCGCAAGCTGCGCGTCATCGGGCGCGCCGGCGTGGGTGTGGACAACATCGACCTGGAAGCCGCCACCAAGAAGGGCATCGCGGTGATGAACACGCCCGGGGCCAACGCCGTGGCCGTCGCCG from Terriglobales bacterium harbors:
- a CDS encoding GatB/YqeY domain-containing protein → MTLTEQIQKDMTEAMRAREELRLSCLRMMKTALENKRVEKRAALDDKESQQVLSTLIKQRKESVEQFSKGGRQEMADKEAAEIRIIEAYLPQAAGEEEIVATVRAVMAEMASAGTAPARKDMGAVMKNVMAKFAAAGARVDGKTVSETVKRELTPKP
- a CDS encoding ABC transporter ATP-binding protein codes for the protein MAALLEVRELTVEFPAAGGLWLPAVRDLSLSLAPGEALGLVGESGCGKSVTALAILRLLPPQARARGGIFFEGRNLLDLSEEEMRQVRGARIAMVFQEPMTALNPVMRVGDQVAEAVRAHGKSAKAQAWQLAVEALRDVGLPDAERRARDYPFQLSGGMRQRVMIAMAIVNRPQLLIADEPTTALDVTIQAQILELLAELRQKLGLAMLFISHDLAVVSQVAGRVAVMYAGSMVETGSSQDVLTRALHPYTRGLLAAVPTLRTERGRPLQAIEGTVPALGALPPGCAFEPRCTLRIPECARALPPLAEVAPGHWARCPVVAGMEAGGGR
- a CDS encoding ribonuclease HI family protein, translated to MPRRPRRPAPHTQPMFAAPAPRLAHDYVVARIDGGARGNPGPAGYGVLLEDRAGRKLAELSHYLGPRTNNFAEYSGLIAALEYAAANPPKAVKVLSDSELLVKQMRGEYKVKSPDLRPLYEKAKTLSHRLEWFAIEHVARRENREADRLANQAMDQGMGRPSAAPPDKDDKRELRGVVRDGVVELLDGSLPEGTRVRVRVPPS
- a CDS encoding alanine--glyoxylate aminotransferase family protein, coding for MLRKTRLFTPGPTPLLPAAQNALAGPSLHHRTADFRALYSRVLADLKIFIGTKNDVIVFASSGTGAMEASVSNLTSPGDRVLVLTAGKFGERWRELATAYGCAVDVVEAPYGQTFLLDAVRDQLKIDTRVVYMQATESSTGVRHDVLGVARLLKDSGALLVVDAITGLGTTLFDVNAWGVDVIIGGSQKAVMIPPGLAYCAVSERAWQRMESATSPRYYFDLRKERKAAAKGESAFTPATSLVAALAAALDYIRAAGEGDLAAGRDALILNAELAAAMTRDAAEALGLRLFARSSPAAALTAIEPPAGVDSGVLVKAFRESFGAVVANGQGEMKGKLFRIAHLGYYDYLDTIAILGALEQVLARVGGPRHVEFGAGLRAAQAVYAEAEARVSAAH
- a CDS encoding metallophosphoesterase family protein — translated: MRILIISDIHANVEGLEACLAAAPAHDRIVNLGDIVGYGGSPNEVTDRARKLGTVVVRGNHDKACSGVMGIDSFNPIAGLAALWTKQTLTPENLDWLKNLPQGALEMPDVPSVHFVHGSPLDEDEYIIVVRDAVEPLSTTPAPLTFFGHTHIQGGFGVDGEQWETLRPVYKTRDRVETVELQLKKTAKYLINPGSAGQPRDGDPRAAFVLFDSEAYKISYIRVPYNIQLAQKHITDAKLPERLATRLTDGR